One genomic window of Erinaceus europaeus chromosome 19, mEriEur2.1, whole genome shotgun sequence includes the following:
- the POLR3D gene encoding DNA-directed RNA polymerase III subunit RPC4, translating to MSEGNAAGEPNTPGVPRPLLTGARGLIGRRPAPPLTPGRLPSIRSRDLTLGGVKKKTFTPNIISRKIKEEPKEDVTIKKEKRERDRDRQRDGHGRGRGRPELIQSHSIFEQGPAEMMRKTGNWDKTVDMLDVGPSHIINIKKEKRETDEETKQILRMLEKDDFIDDPGLRNDTRNMPVQLPLAHSGWLFKEESEEADEKPSLSNPKEEDMDVDIPPVKVKEEPRDDDEETKVKAPPRVAKKTPGLPKDVSVSELLRELSLTQEEELLFLQLPDTLPGQPPTQDIKPVKTEVQNEDGQMVVIKQEKDREARLAENVCALADLTEGQVGKLLIRKSGKVQLLLGKVTLDVTMGTTCSFLQELVSVGLGENRTGEMTVLGHVKHKLVCSPDFESLLDHKHR from the exons ATGTCGGAAGGAAATGCAGCGGGCGAGCCCAACACACCCGGAGTCCCCCGACCCCTCCTCACCGGAGCCCGGGGACTTATCGGGCGGCGGCCGGCGCCCCCCCTCACCCCGGGCCGCCTTCCTTCCATCCGCTCCAGGGATCTCACCCTCGGAGGCGTCAAGAAG AAAACCTTCACTCCAAATATCATCAGTCGGAAGATCAAGGAAGA ACCCAAGGAAGATGTAACCATCAAGAAGGAAAagcgggagagagatagagatcggCAGAGAGATGGCCATGGTCGGGGTAGAGGTCGCCCAGAGCTGATCCAATCCCATTCCATCTTTGAGCAAGGCCCTGCGGAAATGATGAGGAAAACAG GGAACTGGGATAAGACAGTGGATATGTTGGACGTGGGACCCTCTCATATCATcaacatcaaaaaagaaaagagggagacagatgaaGAGACCAAACAGATCCTGCGCATGCTAGAGAAGGATGAC TTCATCGATGATCCTGGACTGAGAAACGACACTCGGAACATGCCTGTGCAGCTGCCACTGGCTCACTCAGGGTGGCTTTTCAAGGAAGAAAGCGAGGAGGCAGATGAGAAGCCTTCGCTGAGCAACCCCAAGGAAGAGGACATGGATGTGGACATTCCTCCTGTGAAAG TGAAAGAGGAGCCACGTGATGATGATGAGGAGACTAAAGTGAAGGCTCCTCCCAGAGTAGCCAAGAAGACCCCTGGCCTCCCTAAGGATGTGTCTGTGTCTGAGTTGCTCAGAGAGCTGAGCCTCACCCAGGAAGAGGAGTTGTTGTTCCTCCAGCTGCCTGACACACTTCCTGGCCAGCCACCTACTCAGGACATCAAGCCTGTCAAGACAGAGGTGCAGAATGAGGATGGACAGATGGTGGtgataaaacaagaaaaagatcgG GAAGCCAGGCTAGCAGAGAATGTTTGTGCCCTGGCTGACTTGACAGAGGGTCAGGTTGGCAAGCTGCTCATCCGAAAGTCAGGAAAGGTGCAGCTCCTCCTGGGCAAGGTGACTCTGGATGTGACAATGGGAACCACCTGCTCTTTCCTGCAG GAGCTGGTATCCGTGGGTCTTGGAGAAAATAGGACCGGCGAGATGACAGTGTTGGGACACGTGAAGCACAAACTTGTATGTTCCCCAGATTTCGAGTCCCTATTGGATCACAAACACCGATAA